The following are from one region of the Stigmatella ashevillena genome:
- a CDS encoding MDR family MFS transporter, whose product MSRWRMLRATMASSSLRTRVVEQVRAAAGGLPATFWFLWVGSLMNRMGSFVTPLLAIYLTRERNFTIEEAGIVASLHGAGAVLSGPLGGAIADRFGRRTALLLGLWLGSAGMLFLGFSEEPLWIRIAAFTLGILGELYRPVVSATIADVVRPEDRARAYSLLYWVVNIGFAIALPLAGWASQAGFRLLFIADAATTFLYGCLVWWRVPETHRPRGPSRSALPALGPLIAPLRDRAFLGFGLPTLLMACIFFQSAVALSLDLRDRGLSTAEFGWVMAVNGVLIVLLQPFAGPFLSRWRRSAVLAGASLLTGLGFGLHALSSTLALAALAVAVWTLGEILNGAVSLSVVADLAPAELRGSYQGAYHMLWGLAACIAPAVGSWVLEHRGRDTLWIGCLLLGLLSAGWHLTVANARRRHMAALRLTSTSVSANED is encoded by the coding sequence GTGAGCCGCTGGCGCATGCTGCGCGCCACCATGGCCTCGAGCTCCCTCCGTACCCGCGTTGTCGAGCAGGTACGCGCCGCCGCGGGCGGTCTCCCCGCGACGTTCTGGTTTCTCTGGGTGGGCTCTTTGATGAACCGCATGGGCAGCTTCGTGACGCCCCTGTTGGCCATCTACCTGACGCGCGAGCGCAACTTCACCATAGAGGAGGCGGGCATCGTCGCCTCGCTGCACGGGGCCGGGGCGGTGCTGTCCGGGCCCCTGGGCGGGGCGATCGCCGACCGGTTCGGCCGCCGGACGGCATTGCTCCTGGGCCTGTGGCTGGGAAGCGCGGGGATGCTCTTCCTGGGCTTCTCGGAGGAGCCCCTGTGGATCCGCATCGCCGCCTTCACGCTGGGCATCCTCGGGGAGTTGTACCGCCCCGTGGTCTCCGCCACCATCGCGGACGTGGTGCGGCCGGAGGACCGGGCGCGGGCCTACAGCCTGCTCTACTGGGTGGTGAACATCGGGTTCGCCATTGCCCTGCCGCTCGCGGGTTGGGCCTCCCAGGCGGGCTTCCGCCTGCTGTTCATCGCGGATGCGGCCACCACCTTCCTGTACGGCTGCCTCGTCTGGTGGCGGGTGCCGGAGACCCACCGGCCGAGGGGCCCGTCTCGCTCAGCGCTGCCCGCCCTGGGCCCCCTGATCGCCCCCTTGAGGGACAGGGCCTTCCTGGGCTTTGGCCTTCCCACGCTCTTGATGGCGTGCATCTTCTTCCAGAGCGCGGTGGCGCTCTCGCTGGACCTGAGAGACCGAGGGCTCAGCACCGCCGAGTTTGGCTGGGTGATGGCCGTCAACGGCGTGCTCATCGTGCTGCTCCAGCCCTTCGCAGGCCCCTTCCTCTCCCGGTGGCGCCGCTCGGCCGTGCTCGCGGGCGCCTCGCTGCTCACGGGCCTGGGCTTTGGACTTCACGCGCTGTCCTCCACCTTGGCCCTGGCCGCGCTCGCCGTGGCGGTGTGGACCCTGGGGGAGATCCTCAATGGCGCGGTGTCGCTCTCGGTGGTGGCTGACCTGGCACCTGCCGAGCTGCGGGGCAGCTACCAGGGGGCGTACCACATGCTCTGGGGATTGGCCGCCTGCATCGCCCCCGCCGTGGGCAGCTGGGTGCTGGAGCACCGGGGACGGGACACGCTCTGGATCGGCTGCCTGCTGCTGGGCCTGCTCTCGGCGGGCTGGCATCTGACCGTGGCCAATGCCCGGCGCCGTCACATGGCTGCCCTGCGGTTGACCTCCACGAGCGTGAGTGCCAACGAGGACTGA
- a CDS encoding peptidase MA family metallohydrolase, translating into MSRNQDASARGARHRSGRTAGLGALLALLALLLATPPAHADDDLKSEVKARLTKIEEALDGWDVVGARKELTELEELVPADIEPLKYFQGRIAFEEGLYTEAVELLQASRVEDKPGSYLRLAKDTQRIFKNHQRAESDHFVLFYPKGKEEILVPYALETLEATYRAMVEDLGWTPPSKVRVELVNNARELSKVSTLTYEQIQTTGTIAICKFSKLMLTSPKAVARGYDWQDTLAHEYIHLVVSQMSHNTVPIWLHEGLAKFMESRWRGKAGMAMTPSTLALLGRRVKADTLVPFEKMHPSIAMLPTAEDAATAFAEVYYAIDYVHQTKGTAGLRTIIQELRKGQQDRKAVEVAMGVPFALFEKSWLAHIKKQPFPKELLPREEVVLKEHAKDKDKEDPKKGKEISFGDFVEVTEIPARKFAHLGELLRERNRILAASEEYAKAHDIVGDKYESVSNKYALALLHLKRLEEAEQVLRGSLRVHPGSPQTNVHLGRILLFRKDYPKAKAAYQEALSTNPFDPEVHVALTRIHQALGETVLEARTRAASALLLNKHPDQVDTLVQAFLREHGQLSEMDVSGEPAEAPASKPSPDGGP; encoded by the coding sequence GTGAGCCGGAACCAGGATGCTTCCGCGCGCGGCGCGCGCCACCGGAGCGGGCGGACCGCCGGACTCGGGGCCCTTCTGGCCCTGCTGGCCCTGCTTCTGGCCACGCCTCCGGCCCACGCGGACGATGACCTCAAGAGCGAGGTCAAAGCGCGCCTGACGAAGATCGAAGAGGCGCTGGATGGCTGGGACGTGGTGGGGGCCCGAAAAGAGCTGACGGAGCTGGAGGAGCTGGTCCCGGCGGACATCGAGCCGTTGAAGTACTTCCAGGGGCGCATCGCCTTCGAGGAAGGGCTCTACACCGAGGCGGTGGAGCTGCTCCAGGCTTCCCGGGTGGAGGACAAGCCCGGCAGCTACCTGCGGTTGGCGAAGGACACGCAGCGGATCTTCAAGAACCACCAGCGCGCCGAGAGCGACCACTTCGTCCTCTTCTACCCCAAGGGCAAGGAGGAGATCCTCGTGCCCTACGCGTTGGAGACGCTCGAGGCCACCTACCGGGCCATGGTGGAGGACCTGGGGTGGACGCCTCCCAGCAAGGTGCGCGTGGAATTGGTGAACAACGCCCGCGAGCTGTCCAAGGTCAGCACCCTCACCTACGAGCAGATCCAGACGACGGGCACCATCGCCATCTGCAAGTTCAGCAAGCTCATGCTGACAAGCCCCAAGGCCGTCGCGCGCGGCTACGACTGGCAGGACACGCTGGCGCACGAGTACATCCACTTGGTGGTGAGCCAGATGAGCCACAACACGGTCCCCATCTGGCTGCACGAGGGGCTGGCCAAGTTCATGGAGTCGCGCTGGCGCGGCAAGGCTGGCATGGCCATGACGCCCTCCACGCTGGCGCTGCTGGGTCGGCGGGTGAAGGCCGACACGCTGGTACCCTTCGAGAAGATGCACCCGTCCATCGCCATGCTGCCCACGGCGGAGGACGCGGCCACGGCGTTCGCCGAGGTCTATTACGCCATCGACTACGTCCACCAGACGAAGGGCACCGCGGGGCTGCGGACCATCATCCAGGAGCTCCGCAAGGGGCAACAGGACCGCAAGGCGGTGGAGGTCGCCATGGGGGTGCCGTTCGCCCTCTTCGAGAAGTCTTGGCTGGCGCACATCAAGAAGCAGCCGTTCCCCAAGGAGCTGCTGCCGCGCGAGGAGGTGGTGCTCAAGGAGCACGCCAAGGACAAGGACAAGGAGGATCCGAAGAAGGGCAAGGAGATCTCCTTCGGCGACTTCGTCGAGGTGACGGAAATCCCCGCGCGCAAGTTCGCCCACTTGGGCGAGCTGCTGCGCGAGCGCAACCGGATCCTGGCCGCCTCGGAGGAGTACGCCAAGGCGCATGACATCGTCGGGGACAAGTACGAGTCGGTGTCCAACAAGTACGCGCTGGCGCTGCTGCACCTCAAGCGGCTGGAGGAGGCGGAGCAGGTGCTGCGCGGCTCGCTGCGCGTTCACCCCGGCTCGCCCCAGACGAATGTGCACCTGGGCCGCATCCTGCTGTTCCGCAAGGACTACCCGAAGGCGAAGGCGGCCTACCAGGAGGCGCTGTCCACCAACCCGTTCGATCCCGAGGTCCACGTGGCCCTCACCCGCATCCATCAGGCCCTCGGCGAGACGGTGCTGGAGGCCCGCACGCGCGCGGCCAGCGCGCTGCTCCTCAACAAGCACCCAGACCAGGTGGACACCCTCGTCCAGGCCTTCCTGCGCGAGCACGGCCAGCTGTCCGAGATGGACGTCTCCGGCGAACCCGCCGAAGCGCCTGCCTCCAAGCCCTCGCCGGATGGCGGGCCCTGA
- the traC gene encoding outer membrane exchange accessory lipoprotein TraC — protein MFALARLRPASPAPSRWFSALALCTLLFVSGCTAYSRAVREGDEKTSQRKWTEAEAAYQRALAADPGSSEVTVKLRAMRKGWSQEVYEEAERVHATGNLPQAQSLLVRALELDSENEPARALLNQTLEARVAVGQKALQEERLQEARAEFDAVLSVAPEHPAARKGVDAVQVAWARRWFRTAQQLEEGGKLGNALLGYLRADQERVGATAARERAEAVRQKLRDEVAYLVVTPPVVDKAESPDVAQRLAGGRLAAMLPKQVPIRVVTEAPESTVGVKLNVVLERVLPLKAVEQSQRTQRYLAGNRSVPNPRRKQFEEKLLQTERTLEEVERKQTGVLREYLRHQAELTTMRQAAERCRERERQVCLEAIQDCGKAASELDKPGQVPDECNPAECARGACKQEESLLTQSSTAVKTLELGLQVALEKSESQRREVQRGRDAVFREPITVEEPMYSDFVFDVELHRLTVKATVTSVLRDLTAPQAVQAPVTQDYDVTHEDLSHKGYDRYGVLADPVQLRDELELRVEVGDKAMEDLSKKVRERFDVYRQKRVEDARRGMVRPGAEDVVETAVRVLLLTADAPPADILQPLAQARGLQRPESLFGK, from the coding sequence GTGTTCGCGCTCGCTCGACTTCGTCCGGCTTCTCCTGCTCCCTCGCGATGGTTCTCCGCGCTGGCCTTGTGCACGTTGCTCTTCGTGAGCGGCTGCACCGCCTACAGCCGCGCCGTGCGGGAGGGCGACGAGAAGACCTCCCAGCGCAAGTGGACGGAGGCGGAGGCCGCCTACCAGCGCGCGCTCGCGGCGGATCCGGGTTCCTCCGAGGTGACGGTGAAGCTGCGCGCCATGCGCAAGGGGTGGAGCCAGGAGGTGTACGAGGAAGCGGAGCGGGTGCATGCCACCGGCAACCTCCCCCAGGCGCAATCCCTGCTGGTGCGGGCCCTGGAGCTGGACTCGGAGAACGAGCCGGCGCGTGCGCTGTTGAACCAGACGTTGGAGGCGCGGGTGGCGGTGGGGCAGAAGGCCCTCCAGGAGGAGCGGCTGCAAGAGGCCCGCGCGGAGTTCGACGCGGTGCTCTCCGTCGCGCCGGAGCACCCCGCGGCGCGCAAGGGGGTGGACGCGGTGCAGGTGGCGTGGGCGAGGCGCTGGTTCCGGACGGCGCAGCAACTGGAGGAGGGCGGCAAGCTGGGCAACGCGCTGCTGGGGTACCTGCGCGCGGACCAGGAGCGGGTGGGCGCCACGGCGGCCCGGGAGCGGGCGGAGGCCGTGCGCCAGAAGCTGCGCGACGAGGTGGCCTACCTGGTGGTGACGCCCCCGGTGGTGGACAAGGCGGAGTCGCCGGATGTGGCGCAGCGGCTCGCGGGGGGACGGCTGGCGGCGATGTTGCCCAAGCAGGTGCCCATCCGCGTGGTGACGGAGGCGCCCGAGTCCACGGTGGGCGTCAAGCTGAACGTGGTGCTGGAGCGCGTGCTGCCGCTCAAGGCCGTGGAGCAGTCGCAGCGCACTCAGCGCTACCTGGCCGGCAACCGCTCCGTGCCCAATCCGCGGCGCAAGCAGTTCGAGGAGAAGCTGCTCCAGACCGAGCGGACGCTGGAGGAAGTCGAGCGCAAGCAGACCGGGGTGCTGCGGGAGTACCTGCGCCACCAGGCGGAGTTGACCACGATGCGCCAGGCCGCCGAGCGCTGCCGCGAGCGCGAGCGCCAGGTGTGCCTGGAGGCCATCCAGGACTGTGGCAAGGCGGCCAGCGAGCTGGACAAGCCGGGTCAGGTGCCGGACGAGTGCAACCCGGCGGAGTGTGCGCGGGGCGCGTGCAAGCAGGAGGAGTCGCTGCTCACGCAGAGCTCCACCGCCGTGAAGACGCTGGAACTGGGGCTGCAAGTGGCGCTGGAGAAGTCGGAGTCGCAGCGGCGCGAGGTGCAGCGTGGCCGGGATGCCGTCTTCCGCGAGCCCATCACCGTGGAGGAGCCGATGTATTCGGACTTCGTCTTCGATGTGGAGCTGCACCGGCTGACGGTGAAGGCCACCGTCACCTCGGTTCTGCGTGACCTGACGGCGCCCCAGGCGGTCCAGGCGCCCGTGACCCAGGACTATGACGTGACGCACGAAGACCTGAGCCACAAGGGCTACGACCGCTATGGCGTGCTGGCCGACCCCGTGCAACTGCGCGATGAGCTGGAGCTGCGCGTGGAGGTGGGGGACAAGGCCATGGAGGACCTGTCCAAGAAGGTGCGCGAGCGCTTCGATGTCTACCGGCAGAAGCGGGTGGAGGACGCGCGGCGCGGCATGGTGCGCCCCGGTGCGGAGGATGTGGTGGAGACGGCGGTGAGGGTGCTGCTGCTCACCGCGGACGCCCCCCCGGCGGACATTCTCCAGCCGCTGGCCCAGGCGCGCGGCCTGCAGCGCCCCGAGTCTCTCTTCGGCAAGTAG
- a CDS encoding AEC family transporter: MVTVLSLLGVCLVLGALARRSGRFPPQTSAVLNTFVLHVSLPALVLGVVHRLAFRPELLVAAVTPWFVFLGAWGLCQGLGPRLGLGRTSIAALVLTAGLSNTAFVGLPMAEALLGREGLAVAVVVDQLGSFLLLATLATFIAVRASSGETPPSPATLLRKVASFPPFLALVLALVLRPWAFPGWAEALLERLSMPLTPLTLFSVGFQLQLRGIRSRLGGLALGLSYKLALAPALVMLGLWLVPGMAPVVREAALLQNAMAPMVSGAILASEHELDVELAVLMVGLGIPLSFATAPLWLWLAR, from the coding sequence ATGGTGACCGTCCTCTCCTTGCTGGGGGTGTGCCTGGTGCTGGGCGCGCTCGCTCGGCGCAGTGGCCGCTTTCCTCCGCAGACGTCCGCGGTGCTCAACACCTTCGTTCTTCACGTCTCCCTGCCGGCCCTGGTGCTGGGCGTGGTGCACCGGCTGGCGTTCCGCCCCGAGCTGCTGGTGGCCGCGGTCACCCCGTGGTTCGTCTTCCTGGGCGCCTGGGGCCTCTGCCAGGGGCTCGGTCCACGCCTGGGGCTGGGGCGGACCTCCATCGCCGCGCTCGTGCTCACCGCGGGCTTGAGCAACACCGCCTTCGTCGGGCTGCCCATGGCCGAGGCGCTGCTGGGCCGGGAGGGGCTCGCCGTGGCCGTGGTGGTGGATCAGCTCGGCTCGTTTCTTCTGCTCGCCACGCTGGCCACGTTCATCGCCGTCCGCGCCTCCTCGGGCGAGACGCCTCCGAGCCCGGCCACCCTCCTGCGCAAGGTGGCCAGCTTCCCCCCGTTTCTGGCGCTCGTCCTCGCGCTGGTGCTGCGCCCCTGGGCGTTTCCCGGTTGGGCGGAGGCGTTGCTGGAGCGGCTGAGCATGCCGCTCACCCCGCTGACGCTCTTCTCAGTGGGCTTCCAGCTCCAGCTCCGGGGCATCCGCTCCCGGCTGGGGGGATTGGCGCTGGGGCTGAGCTACAAGCTGGCGTTGGCGCCTGCCCTGGTGATGCTGGGGCTGTGGTTGGTGCCGGGCATGGCGCCCGTCGTCCGGGAGGCCGCGCTGCTTCAGAACGCGATGGCGCCCATGGTCAGCGGCGCCATCCTCGCCTCCGAGCACGAGTTGGATGTGGAACTGGCCGTGCTCATGGTGGGGTTAGGCATCCCCTTGAGCTTCGCCACCGCGCCGCTGTGGCTCTGGTTGGCGCGGTGA